One region of Pangasianodon hypophthalmus isolate fPanHyp1 chromosome 15, fPanHyp1.pri, whole genome shotgun sequence genomic DNA includes:
- the cfap53 gene encoding cilia- and flagella-associated protein 53 — protein MLVGQRRKTQCREFTGPTPHSVAVRARQPSCRPSDYLIIERRKQEAARSSVLEFTKEQSAWDLRTRWEKNTEQRMVSATIERRVHEAMEQYEMSIDERRERLRKMLESEERELLREMEAKKDTVLESQARMRERAKYLQEKRESERQKVVAEKLDQLFRQQSDELRAMHTRRQQEEVCTERAAQIQTRLEEHRLQQEEDKLFAQLWEGDRLAKEQRENLQAQRQKENNLQQLAFLRIQIEAAEQQRLQAKQLQDEEAQLLRDQREMMRLEEQREHRRKLQNQESRRRQLDTSLRLKMKRLAQEQQEELALDMSILEHLLTQAKDDKKEEALRKLELRDEQQRYRQYLAEQLEEQRRHEAETEQLIEAELQQTWKRRAEQNRLVKEARDRLMKDVLDTQRFQIQEKLERNAQKQAELAKERDELNRTIQENKLLDEQEKTRLREACQEYQAGLLAQILHKQQLCDVEQAENDREVQRSRMYQEKYNQKVQEILSRPTSHTTAVHPFRRRRRDQPTTN, from the exons ATGCTGGTTGGACAGAGAAGGAAAACTCAGTGTCGGGAATTTACCGGCCCTACACCTCACTCAGTAGCAGTG CGAGCCAGACAGCCATCATGCAGACCCTCAGATTACCTTATCATAGAACGAAGGAAACAGGAGGCTGCTCGCAGCAGTGTGCTGGAGTTTAccaaagagcaaagtgcctgGGATCTGAGAACGCGCTGGGAGAAGAACACCGAGCAGAGGATGGTATCGGCCACTATAGAGCGGCGCGTCCATGAGGCAATGGAACAGTACGAGATGAGCATCGATGAACGGAGAGAAAG GCTGCGTAAAATGCTGGAATCTGAGGAGAGAGAATTGTTGCGAGAGATGGAGGCAAAGAAAGACACTGTGCTTGAAAGCCAAGCCAGGATGCGCGAGAGAGCAAAGTATCTgcaggagaaaagagagagtgagagacagaaggtGGTTGCTGAGAAGCTTGATCAACTCTTCAG ACAGCAGAGTGATGAGCTGCGGGCTATGCACACACGCCGGCAACAGGAAGAGGTCTGCACGGAGCGTGCAGCACAGATCCAAACACGTCTGGAAGAGCATCGACTGCAGCAGGAGGAAGATAAGCTGTTTGCACAGCTGTGGGAAGGAGATCGTCTAGCTAAAGAGCAGCGAGAGAACCTGCAGGCGCAGCGTCAGAAAGAGAATAACTTGCAGCAGCTGGCTTTCCTGCGCATCCAGATTGAAGCTGCAGAGCAACAGAGGCTGCAGGCCAAACAGCTCCAAGATGAAGAAGCCCAGTTACTG cgAGATCAGAGGGAGATGATGCGTCTGGAAGAGCAGCGGGAGCACAGACGGAAACTCCAGAATCAGGAGAGCCGGCGCAGGCAGCTAGACACCTCGCTGCGTCTGAAAATGAAGCGTCTGGCGCAGGAACAGCAGGAGGAGCTGGCGTTGGACATGAGCATCCTGGAGCACCTGCTTACACAGGCGAAGGACGATAAAAAAGAAGAGGCTCTGAGGAAG TTGGAACTGCGTGATGAGCAGCAAAGGTATCGGCAGTACCTGGCGGAGCAGCTGGAGGAACAGAGACGGCACGAGGCAGAGACGGAGCAGCTGATCGAGGCTGAGCTGCAGCAGACGTGGAAGCGCAGGGCGGAGCAAAACCGTCTGGTGAAAGAAGCCAGAGACCGGCTCATGAAAGATGTCCTGGACACACAACGCTTTCAAATTCAGGAAAAGT TGGAGAGGAATGCTCAGAAACAGGCTGAACTGGCTAAGGAGAGAGACGAGCTGAATAGAACCATCCAGGAGAACAAGCTGCTGGATGAACAGGAAAAAACACG TCTCAGGGAGGCATGTCAGGAATATCAAGCTGGTCTGTTGGCTCAGATTTTGCACAAGCAGCAGCTGTGTGATGTCGAGCAAGCTGAAAACGACCGGGAGGTCCAAAGGAGTCGAATGTACCAGGAGAAATACAATCAGAAGGTGCAGGAGATCCTGTCCAGGCCGacatcacacaccacagcaGTTCACCcttttagaagaagaagaagagatcaACCAACAACTAACTAA